Within the Candidatus Thermoplasmatota archaeon genome, the region CGGCAGCCGCCCCTTCGCGACGAAGGACGAGAGCCGCAACGAGTGGATCGTGGGGCTCCTCGCGCTCGGGGAAGGATGGCACAACAACCACCACGCCGCGCCCAAGGTCGCGATCCACGGCTTCCGCTGGTGGCAGGTCGACGTCAACGGCCTCATCATCCGCGCGATGGCCCGCCTGCGCCTCATCCGCAACGTGGTCCGACCGACCGCCGAGATGCGGAAGGGTCGCCGCAGCGACGAGGCGCCCGCGACGGTGACGCTCGCGGCGCTTCCGCGCGAGTGACCCGCTCAAGAGCCTTTAAATCGGGGGCTCTTGTTTTGCCGGGTATGACCCGTCCGGTCCGGCGCATCGCCATCGTGGGCGGCGGCCTCGCCGGCGTGATCACGGGCCTCGAGCTCCTCAAGGGCAAGCACGCGGGCGCGTACGACATCACGGTCTTCGAGCGCGCCGCGGCGCCTTACACCACGCTCTGCGGCGAGGGCCTGTCGCACACGACGCTCTCGCGCTTCACGGCTTTCGATTCCTTCCCCTACGCGGCCGAGACGTTCAAGGGAGCCGCGTGGTGGTTCCCCGGCGGCCTCCGCGTCGATGTCGACGAGACGTGCTACACCATGGCCCGCGAGCGCTGGATCCCGGCGATGGCCGAAGCGTTCCAGAAGGCGGGCGGCGAATATCGCACGAACGCGAAGGTGTCCGCCGAGGACGTGCCCGCGCTCGCGCGGGACTACGACCTCGTCATCGGCGCCGACGGCCCCGGAAGCCAGGTCAGGAAGCACGTCGGCGGCGCGCACACCACGATGCTCGGCATCCAGTACCGTGTCGAGAAGGCCGGCTACGAGACGGACCGGCTCGAGTTCTACACGGACAAGCGCTGGTCGCCCGAATACGCGTGGGTCTTCCCGCGCGGCGACATCCTGAACGTCGGGCTTCTCGCGGACGATCGGGTGACGGCCGAGGAGAACTGGCGCCGCCTCGACCTCTTCATGCAGGAGCGCAAGGTCGAAGGCAAGGTCGTGAAGCGCGAAGCGTACCCGATCGGGTTCTTCGGCGACAAGCTGCAGCGCGACAATGTGCTGCTCCTCGGGGACGCCGCGGGCCTCACGAACCCCGTCACGAAGGGCGGCATGGCCGCGGTCATCTACGCGGCCGAGATCCTCGCGGATCTCCTCAAGCGCGGCCGGGTCGAAGCGTACGAGCGCGCCATCTTCGCGCACCCGATCACCGACCCGAGCTTCCGGCGCGCGGTCGAGATCATCCACCGGTGGTCGAACGAGGACTTCGAGGCCTACACCCGCTTCGCTCCGAAAGTCCTCACCGTCGACGGGAAGGTCGCGACGAAGAAGCGCTATTTCGGTCCGCTCGTGAAGACGTTCCTGCGGTACCCGCACCGGATCCGGGACTTCGAGGCCCTCGCGCGCGCTTTCGGCGTGTCCCGCGTCTACTCGTGGTGACCGCCCGGCCGCCTGCCGGGGCGTCGCCCATCGATGCGTCCGCCGGAGGGGTCAAGCGCGCGGGCGCGGCGACCGTCATCCGATACGCATGGCCTACTCATCGGCACGTGGACAACGGTACGCATACGGCCTCGGCACCGGACGCTCCATCGCGGGCGTCATCGGCATCTTCGCCGCCTTCGGCGTCGGGCTCGCGCTCATCGCCTTCGCCGCGGCGTTCGCCTTGGCCGAGCCCGCGACGGACCCAGGCATGGCCCCGACGGACGTTCAGGCCGCAAGCGGGGTTTCGATCCTCGCGGTCGGCCTCGCGCCCGTCTTCGGCGCGCTCATCCTTTCTGCGATCTGCGGAGCCTGGGCGGGCACGCGGACGCGAAGCGGCGGTCGCGGGCTCGTCGCGGGCGCCGTCGGCGCCCTCGGCGGCGTGATCGCGCTCTTCATCGTGGTGGGCATCGGGTTCGCCCTCGGCGTCGGCGCGAGCGGCCTTGACGTCTCGACCATCGAGGCGCCTGAAACGTACGTCAGTCCCCAGCTCGTGGACAACATCCGATTCCTCGCGAGCGCGAGCGGCCTCGTCTACCTCGCGGCGAACGTCGTGGCGGGCGGGCTCGCGGGCGCCGTGGCCGGCGCGATCATGCCCTCCGAGGCCCGTCGCTACACCTCGGACGAGGACGTCGTCCGCGGTCCGAGCCGCGCGACGTAGAGGTGCCCGGCGCGGGTCCGCCCGCCGGGCCCGCGCTCGCATGCCTTTTATCCGGGGCGGCGCCTTCCGCGATGCATGGATCTGGAGGACCGCGTCGCCCTCGTCGCCTCCGTCGGCGAGGAAGTCGTCACCGTGGAGGAGCTCCGCGCCCTTCTCGCCACGAAGCCCCGGCCCGTCGCATACGACGGCTTCGAGCCTTCCGGCACGATCCACATCGCGCAAGGCATCCTCCGCGCGATCAACGTGAACAAGCTCACGAAAGCCGGTTGCCATTTCAAGATGTTCGTGGCCGACTGGCACGCGTGGGCCAACAACAAGATGGGCGGCGACCTCGAGAAGATCCAGACCACCGGTCGTTACCTCCAGGAGATCTGGAAGGCGACCGGGATGGACCTCGCGAACGTCGAGTTCGTCTGGGCCTCCGAGTTCGTGACCGACGAGGAGTATTGGAAGAAGGTCATGAACATCGCGCGCGACTCCAGCCTCGACCGCATCCTCCGCACGACGCAGATCATGGGCCGCTCGGACAAGGACAAGCTCTCCGCGGCGCAGATCCTCTACCCGTGCATGCAGGCGGCCGACATCTTCCATCTCGGCGCGGACATCACGCAGCTCGGCATGGACCAGCGGAAGGTCAACATGCTCGCGCGCGAGGTCGGCCCGAAGCTCGGGTTCTGGAAGCCCGTCGTGGTGTCGCACCGCATGATCATGGGTCTCGGCCAGCCGCCGCCCGCGGATGCCGACGCCGAGGCCCGGGCCCTCGCGATGAAGATGTCCAAATCCAACCCGGACTCGGGCATCTTCATGACGGACACGCGCGCGGACGTCGAACGGAAGATCAAGAACGCCTACTGCCCGCAGAAGCAGGCCGATGAGAACCCCGTCCTCGAATACATGCGGACCATGGTGTTCGAGCGCTTCCCGACGGTCACCGTCTCGCGCCCCGAGAAGTTCGGCGGGGACGTCGTGTACGAGTCGTACGCGTCGCTCGAGGCCGCTTACGTCGGGGGCCACCTCCACCCCATGGACCTGAAGAAGACGTGCGCCGAGCACCTGAACCGGCTTCTCGACCCCGTGCGCGAGCACTTCGAGAAGGACGAGAAGGCGCGCGCGCTGAAGGCCCAGGTCGAAAGCTGGAAGGTCACCCGCTGACGGTGACGGACCTTCACAAGCCTTACATGCAACCCCCGCGGTCCCCGGATCGTCCATGAGCTTCAAGGACTGGTTGGTCCCGCGCGAGGAGCGGTTCTTCGACCTCATCGAGGCCCAGAGCGCCAACGTCCTCGCCGGCGCGACCCGCCTCGCGGCGATGGTCGCCGACGGGGCGGACCTCGCGGCGGGCGCGGCCGAGCTCCGTCGGCTCGAGCGGGAGGGCGACAGGCATGTGGACGGCGTCCATGACGCGCTTAACCGGTCCTTCATCACGCCCATCGACCGCGAGGACATCGCGGCGCTTTCGGGCGCGCTCGACGACGTGCTCGACCACACCGAGCGCGCCGCGCGCCACCTCCACCTCCATCAGGTCACGGCCCCGCCGCCCGAAGTCGCGCGCGTCGCGAGCCTCCTCCTCGACCAGGCGCGCGAGCTCGACGCGGCGTTCAAGCTCCTGCGCGATCCGACGGGCCGGGCGGAGCTGAGCAAGCGCCTCGCCGAAGTCCGGCGGCTCGGCGACGACGCCGAGGACGTCGCGACGGCCGCGATGGCGCATCTTCTCGCGCGCGACGATCTCCGATTCGCGATCAAGATGCGCGACGTGTTCCGCAGCCTCGATCGCGCCACCGACACGGCGGCCGTCGCGGCGGGCGTCCTGCGCGACCTCCTCGTGAAGCACACCTGAGGGCGCGCGCATGGTTGTCGAGATCTTCGGGCTGTCGATGAGCCTCTTCCTGCTCGCGACCATCCTGCTCGCCCTGTTCTTCGACTACTCGAACGGCTTCCACGACTCCGCGAACGCGATCGCG harbors:
- a CDS encoding tyrosine--tRNA ligase encodes the protein MDLEDRVALVASVGEEVVTVEELRALLATKPRPVAYDGFEPSGTIHIAQGILRAINVNKLTKAGCHFKMFVADWHAWANNKMGGDLEKIQTTGRYLQEIWKATGMDLANVEFVWASEFVTDEEYWKKVMNIARDSSLDRILRTTQIMGRSDKDKLSAAQILYPCMQAADIFHLGADITQLGMDQRKVNMLAREVGPKLGFWKPVVVSHRMIMGLGQPPPADADAEARALAMKMSKSNPDSGIFMTDTRADVERKIKNAYCPQKQADENPVLEYMRTMVFERFPTVTVSRPEKFGGDVVYESYASLEAAYVGGHLHPMDLKKTCAEHLNRLLDPVREHFEKDEKARALKAQVESWKVTR
- a CDS encoding NAD(P)/FAD-dependent oxidoreductase; translated protein: MTRPVRRIAIVGGGLAGVITGLELLKGKHAGAYDITVFERAAAPYTTLCGEGLSHTTLSRFTAFDSFPYAAETFKGAAWWFPGGLRVDVDETCYTMARERWIPAMAEAFQKAGGEYRTNAKVSAEDVPALARDYDLVIGADGPGSQVRKHVGGAHTTMLGIQYRVEKAGYETDRLEFYTDKRWSPEYAWVFPRGDILNVGLLADDRVTAEENWRRLDLFMQERKVEGKVVKREAYPIGFFGDKLQRDNVLLLGDAAGLTNPVTKGGMAAVIYAAEILADLLKRGRVEAYERAIFAHPITDPSFRRAVEIIHRWSNEDFEAYTRFAPKVLTVDGKVATKKRYFGPLVKTFLRYPHRIRDFEALARAFGVSRVYSW
- a CDS encoding DUF47 family protein — encoded protein: MSFKDWLVPREERFFDLIEAQSANVLAGATRLAAMVADGADLAAGAAELRRLEREGDRHVDGVHDALNRSFITPIDREDIAALSGALDDVLDHTERAARHLHLHQVTAPPPEVARVASLLLDQARELDAAFKLLRDPTGRAELSKRLAEVRRLGDDAEDVATAAMAHLLARDDLRFAIKMRDVFRSLDRATDTAAVAAGVLRDLLVKHT